Genomic DNA from Halorussus rarus:
ACGTCCTCAACGGCTTTTCGTTCCCGTCCGGACCGACGCCGGAGTGGGTCGCGGCGTTCGCCCAGCTGAACCCCACGACCGCGTTCCAGACGGCGGTCCGCGGACTGGCTCCCGGGAGCTCGCTCCCCGGCGGGGCGTTCTACCAGACCGCGTGGTTCGCCCTGCTCGTGCTCGCCGCCTGGCTCTGCATCCCGCTCGCGCTCGGAACGCTGCGATTCGAGCGCAGCGACCTGTAGCCGGACGACGGCTCAGGCCGTCGGCTCGCGGACCTCCCGCAACCGAGGAACTTCTCATCCGAGGGCGCCGACGACGGTCGTGAACTCCATCTCAGCGTCGTCGGTCGTCACGCGCACGTCGAACGCCACCGCCAGGACGTGCGTCTCGCCGGCGCGCTCCTGGACGACCACGCCACGCCTCGCGTCGCAGTAGCCGAACTGCCGGTCCGGCCCGACGGGGCAGTTGGCGCGCCGCCACGCCTCGGCCGCCGACCGGTTGTACTCGACCTGGTAGACGGTCCCGGATTCGACCCGCGAGGACCGGAGCGCGTCGAGCCTGGGCCGCAGGTCGGCGTGCACCGCGGCCGCGGCCTCCCCGCGCTCGTCCCACGCGAATTTACCGGGCACGCCGGTCGCGGCGCCGTGGACCGCCCGCGTGAGCAGGCGCTCGGCGTTCCGGCCCGGCGCGTCGAACTGCCCGCCGGCGGTCACGTCGGCGTGGTAGCCCAGCTGGAGGTACGCCATCACGACGGGAGCGAGCGCGACGGCGACTATCGCGGCCGCCGCGAGCACGAGCTGGCCGCGGTCGGTCGGGGGCTGGGCCGGCGCCGCCCCGCGGTCCGTCGCGTCGGGGTCCGAACCGCCGACCGTCACGCGTACCACACCCAGATCGTCACGTCGCCGTGCGCGGTGCTCACCGTGGCCGACCCGACCGCAGCCCCGGCCGGCTTCCGGAACCCGACCGCTCCGTGGGGCGTCCGGACCCGGAACAGCAGGTTGTCGGGCAGGATGCGCTCGACCCGCCGCCGGAGCGCGGAGCGCTCTCGGTCGAAGGCGTCGGGCGAGCGGACGACCTCCGAGAGCCGGGTCGCCCCGCCGTGGCGCGGCGGTTCGCCCGCGAGCACGGTCGCGGCGTCCTCGGCGTAGAGGTCCAGCTGGGCCGACCCGTCGGCGGCCGACGGGACGCCCAGCGCGAACCCCATCGCGACCGCGAGCACCAGCACCGCGCCGACGCCGGCCTCGACGACCGACAGCGAGAGCTGTCCTCTGACCGGTCGCGGCGGGGAACGGCCGCCGGCTCGCCCCTCAGTCATCGACGGTCACCGCCAGCACCGCCTTCCGGGTCTCGGCCGGATAGTAGGTCAGTTCCAGGCTCCCCGTGGGGAGCGGACCGTCGGTCTCGAACGCGAGCGTCGCGGTCTCGAACCGCGAGAGGTCGACCGAGAACGTCCCCTCCAGCCCCGAGACGTTCCGGAGGACGATCCGACCGTTCGCCCGGACCGCGGTCACGTCGGTTCCGGCGGGCGGGGCGAGCGCGACGGTGACCCGGGGCGACCGGCGCGGGAGCGTCACGGCCGGGGCGTTCGCCGAGAGGTTCGGCGTCAGCGACGCCGCGGTCCGGTTCTCCACCAGCACGATGCGCCGGACCGTCGTCCCGCCCGTGGGCTCGCCCGCGGCCGCGACCGTCCGGTCGCCGAGCCGGACCCGCACGTCCTTGCCCTCGGCCACCGGAAACAGAGACCGGAGTCGGCTGGCGTTCAGCCTCGAGACGGTACCGGCGTCGAGGACGTTGGTGCGGGCGGTGACCCGCGACTCGGGGCCGACGAATCGCTCCGAGAGCGCGACCGCGACCCGGTGCCGGTCGGCGTCGCGCTCGGCGCTCAAATACGCCCGGTCGGCCATCCCGACGCTCACGACCGTCACGGTGGTCACGACGAGCAGCGCGACCGCCAGCGCGGGCAGGTTCATCTGGGCGCGGTCGCGGCGGGTCATCCATCCCCTCCGCTGGTGCCGACCCGGCCGCTGTCGCGTCTACCACTTGATTCGAGTCGGACAGCCAGGTCGTCACCGTGGCTCCGGACCACTACGAACGCCGGGTCTCGACTCGACCAGTTGCCCCGGACCGAGTCGACGATTTCGGGGAGCGCGAGCGCGACCCGACCGCCGACCCCGTCTCGCGGGTGGTCAAGCACCAGGGTCCGGTTCACGACCCGGACGGCGTACGCTCGCCCGCGGATTGTCCGAGGGAGCGACACTGCGGTGCGACTCTCGACCGCGCGGGCGTCGGGCGGCACGGCCTGCTGGACGCGCGCGGCCGACTGGGCCAGCACGCGCTCGCCGACCTCCGCGCCCGCCGCGGTCCGGTACTCGGGGACGACCCCGCCGTAGAGGGTCGCCGAGAGGAAGGCGACGTAGAGGACGACGATACTGGCCTCCAGGGCCTTCCCGACGACCGGCGAGACCGCTCGCTCGTCGGCGAATGCGGCGCGACCCCGATTCCGACTGCGATTCGGGCCGCGACGACGGTCAGGCATGCCGCACCTCCAGTCGCATGTCGTGGACGACGAGGTAGGCCACCCGCTCGCCCGGGTACGAGGCCACGACGCTGGTGACGCCGTCGCCGTCGAAGTCCCGGGTCGTCGCCGTCGCGTTCCGACGCTCGAAGTGGCGGCGCCACGCCTCGGGGGTCGCGGTCTCGACCGCTACCCGGTAGGTGCCGTTGCCCAGCGCGGTCCGGTGGTGGCTGACGCTCGTCCGGAGGACGACCGATCCGCCCCCGGTCGCCGAGACGGCCGCCGATCCGTTCAGCTTCGGCGCACCGACCACGAGCACGCCCGGTTGGTCTCCTCCGCTCGCGCCGCCTCCGCCGCGCGAGGCCGTGACCGGTGGCGCCGTCCGTAGCCGAGCGTTGTCGGGCGGGCCACGCACGACCGCGCCGGCGAGGAACGCCACCCGGCGGTCGCCCGCGGTGAAGACGAGCGCGTCGACCCGAATCCGCCGCACCACTCCGGTCTCGTTCAGCACGCGGAGGTCCCGTTCGACGGTCCGGAGTTGCCCCTCGGTGAACGACACGCGGCCCCGGTGGACGCCGGTCGCCGCGACGGGGTCGAGCGCCGCGTCGAAGTCGGCGGCCACGCGGGCCGAGTCGGCCGCCGCGGCGTTCTCTTCGACGACCGTTCCGATGCCGGCGGTCAGCGATCCGAGCGCGACCACGACCACCCCGAGCAGGACGGCGACGCCGACGACGTTCGACTGGGCGCGGTCGCGGTTCCCGAATGGAAGTCCGCGAGTCCGACGCCCGTCGGCGTCGGTGCGACGGCTCCGCCAACTGAGCCGCGATGTCCGAGTCCGATGCCCATCGGCATCGATGCAAACATCGCGGCTACTGAGTCGTAGTTCTCGATTCCGACGCCCGTCGGCGTCGGTGCGACAGCTACGACTCACACCATCCCGACCCCCGCGAACACGAAGTACGCGACCCCGACCAGCGCGCCCGAGTGGAGCAGCGCCTCGTATCGCCCGCGGCTGGCGTACCCGGCGAACCACCCGCAGGCCAGCATCGTCGCCTGCGTGACGACGTAGAACCGTCGGCGGTCGCGCGCGGGTTGCACGGCGTCGGCGTCGAGCGCGATGCCGGCGTCGGCGGTCGAGATGGACGAGAGCTGGGCGAAGCTGTCGAGGACGTAGGCGTCGACCGCGACCATGATGCCGACGACCAGCAACGCCGTGGTCCACCCGACCGCGACGTACACCAGCATGTTCGCGCGCAGCGACTTCCGCTCGTGGTAGAGCCGACCGATCTCGACCTGGAGGGTCTCGAACACCGCCTCGGCGTCGCCGCCGGCGTCGAGCGCGCCCGTGACGAGGCCGATGGTCTGGTCGGCCAGCGGCGTGCCGACCCGGTCGACGAACCGCGAGAGCGCGGCGGCCTGGCGGTCGCCGTCGCGCGTGGTCAGGTTGACGTTGAAGGCGAGGTCTGCCACGTCGTCGTTCAGCGCGCCGAGATCCACGTCCCGTGCGACGCGCTCGACCGCGGCGGAGAACGGCCGACCGAGGCTGACGTGGCCCGAGACCGCGTGGACGAAGTCGGTTATCTCGCGGTCCTTGGCGTCGTCGATGTTGGCCCGCCGGAGCGCGACCAGCCCCACCGGGACCGACAGCGCGACGTAGCCCAGCAGGACGGCGTCGACCGGTCGATAGTCGGCCGTCAGGAGCGCGCCGCCGAAGGCGACCGCGGGTGGTGCGAACACGACTAACGCGCTCGCGGGGTTCCGGAACGCGCTGGCGAGTGTCGCGAGCGGTCCGGCCGGACGTCGGTAGTCCCGACCCGACTGGTCCTGGGGGCGCAGCGAGCCGACCACCGCGGCCGCGACGCCGCCGACGATCAGGATGAACCCGGCGCTCCCGTAGACGAGCAGCGCCCGGACCGTGATCGGGCCGAGCGGCGTCGCGGTGGTTTCGCCTAGCCCAGGCGCGAGCACACTCATCACGGTCACGACGATGACGAGCAGCGCCGGGAGCACCAGCAGGACGACGAACATCTCGGCCATGAGTTCGAGGAAGTCGCCGGCCTGCTCGCGGTCCCTGGCCTGGCGGTTCGACAGCATCCGGCTCTCCATCTGGAGGTACTGGGCCAGCGCGTCGGGTCCCTGCTCGGCGTGCTCGCGGAACTTCACCAGGAACGGCGCGAGCGCGTCCCGGGAGGGCGTGTCCCGCGAGACCGCCCGCAGCCCCTCGCCGAGGCTCCCGGTCAGGGTCGCTCTGTTGAGCGCCTTCCGGAACGCCACGGCGGTCTCGCCGTACGCCTGCTGGCGGTCGGCGACCTTCCGGAGCATGGCCGCCCCGTCGTCGCTCCCCGACGAGAGCGCGTGGAGGTACCGGACCGCGCCCGGAAGCGTTCGCTCGATGTTCGACCGCCGGGCGCTCGCGAGCCACTCGAGGTAGCGTCCGCCGAGCGCGACGGTCGCGCGCTTGGCCGCGAGGCCGACCGCGACCCCCGTCCCCGCGGCCGCCGCGTTCCGCGAGACGGCCGGCGCGCCCACGGTTTCGAGGCCGGGGACCCCGCGCCGGAGGAAGCCGGCTGCGGCCCCGAGCGTGGCGTCGGGCAGCGCCACGACGGTGACGAACGTCCACCCGCCGACGAGCGCGAGTGCGAGCCACGACAGGCCGTAGGTCCGAGAGAGGTAGACGTCGAAGCTCGCGCTCACGTCGGTCGCACGGTAGCGCTTGCGGTCGGCGTCGTGCCGCGTCGCGTCGGCGTGCCGGGAGAACAGCGCGTAGAGCGCCCGGTCCAGCACCGAGAGCGTGGGCGTGCCGGCCGCCTCGGCCGTTGCGTACGCGTCGCTCGCCTCCGTGGTCGCGCCCGCAGGTTCCGCCTCAGTTGCAGTGGTCACCGCAGCACCCTCCTCGAATCGCGTTCATGAGGGTTATTCCATTCTTTGTAGTACTTAAATTCAGGTACTTATAGCGATAATATGTGGTTTCCGAGATGGAGGCTCTGCGCTGTGGTGAAAGGGATTCTGCGCCGTCGCTACGGCGTTCCCTCTCGCTTCACGCGCTCGACGGTCGCGGCCTCGTCGTTCCGGAGGTCCGCGAGGAACGCGAACAGGTCCTCGAAGTCGTTCATACCTTCCCGGGCCATGTACTGGACGTAGCGGTGCTTGCGGTGGAACTCGTCCTCGACCGCGTCGGGGGTGCGGTCGGTCCGCTCGGCGAGGCGGTCGAAGAAGCGGAGTCCCCTGTCCGCCGCCTCGTCGCCCAGCCGCGGGTGGTCGTACGCCAGTTGGAACTCGCCGTCGGTGTCGCGCCACGCGACCGCGTTCCAGTAGACGGTCGCGCCGTCCTTCTCGACCGCGCCGCATCGCGCTTCCGTCGGGTCCAGTCTCTCGTACTCGGATTCGGTGAGCAGTTCGACGACTTCGCCGACGTAGCGGTCGCCGTCGACCAGCCGGGGGAAGACGACGAGGTCCAGCTCCCGGAGGTGGTACGGCGGCAGCCCCTGCTCGACGACTCGGTTGATCAGCTTCTCGACGTCCTCGGCGTGGGTGGTGCCGATGATGCCGTGACCCGTATTCAGGCTCTCGGCGAACGTCTCGAAGCTCGCCGGCGTGTTGATCTCGGCGATGACCTCGACGTCCGGATTGAGATAATTGCACTCGGTCATCAGGTCGGCCATCGTGACCCGCTTGTAGTCGCTCTCGTGGTCGCGGGTGGTGAGCGAGACGCCGGTCTCGTGGGGCAGTCGCACCTCCCGAGAGCCCTCGTCGATGGAGATGGGCCGGTCGCGGTACGGGATGAACGGCATGTGCGAATTCATCAGCGTCGTCTTCCCAGTGCCCGTCGGTCCCGAGAAGAGGACGACGCCGTGGTGCTCGTACACCTGCCAGAGCAGCGTGACCATCTCGGTCGAGAGGCTACCCGACTCCAGCAGGTCGACGGGCGTCATCGCCTCGGGGGCCTGCTTCCGGATGGAGATGTGCGGGCCGTCCTCGCTGATGACCCCGAGCGCCAGCGCGGCCCGGATGGTCACCTCCTCGGACACGCCCTCGGGCCGGAGGTTCACCTTCGCGCTGGGGTTCGAGGCGTTGAGCTCGGTGCCGTCGCTGGCGGCCATCTGGGTCACGACGTTGGCGAACTCGGCCTCGTCCTCGAACGCGAGGTTGGTCGGCGCGCGCTCGCCGTGGCCGATCTCCCGGCCGCGCGGCACCACCTTGATGCGCTCGCCGACCCGGTTGGCCTCGATGTCCTCCAGCAGGTCGTCGCGGATGGGGACGGTCAGCTTCCCGTGGCCGACGAAGTCCCGCATCACGTAGTAGACCAGGTCCGAGAGGCGGTCGGCCGAGAACCGGTGGTTCACGGGCGGGACCGCCAGATCGTACTCCGCGAGCGCGGTCCGGACCCGGTAGGCGGCGGCGTCGAGCCACGCCCTGGTGTTGCGCGCGGTCAGTCGCCGCGAGAGGAAGGTCCGGGCGCGCTCGCGGACGAACGCCGCGCGGTCCTCGACCACGCCGTCGACGTTGGTCTCCCAGATCCGGTCTTTGCACTCCTGGATGAGTTCCTCGTCGCCCGGTAGCAGGTCGGGTTCGAGCACCGCGTACTTGGTCGCGAACGAGTCGTTGGCCAACAGGTGCTCGCGGTAGACCACGACCGGCACCCGGAACTCCCGGAAGGCGACGGTGTGGCGCTCGACGCGCTCGCTGGCGAACCGCTCGAGGTACTCGGCGTCGGCCGGCAGGTCGGTGTCGGCCGGCGCGTAGTCGTCGGTGTGGACCACGAGCCGGTCGCTCGCGCTGTCGGCCACCTCGATGTCGTCGTCGAGCGCCAGCGGCGTCAGTTCGCCGAGACACCGCAGGTCCCGGAGCGCGTAGTACTCGACCGCCCGTCGGCTCTCGGGCGGCAAATCTGTCAGCCGGTCGACGATGCGGCGGTACTTCGGATCGAAGCCGGCCGCCATCCGCTCGCCGGCGCCCTCCCGGGTCAGCGGCCGGGCGAGGTTGGCGTCGGCGAAGTGGTCCTCGACGGTCGCCAGAGCGTCCTCGCCGCCGGGCGAGAGCGGCGGTTCCCGCACGCGGTAGTCGAATCCGTCGCCGGTCTCGGCGATTGTGGCGACGACGTCAGGGTGGAGTTCGTACTGCGCCCGGACCTCTGGCGCGTACCACGCCTCGGGGTCGTCCGGCGGCTTCGGCGGCGGCACCTGCGGCGGCGTTTCGGCGGGCCCGGCGCCGCTCGTCGGGAGCGTTTCGGTCACACCAACCATTCACTATATTATAGACTTAAATTTTCGCCAATTCAGATGATGGAGTGTCGATCGCTGGCGAGGTGTGGCGACGCTGCCGATCGCAACGAGCGAGCGCGACGGCGGGTCGGGACCGGTCGGAGCAGACGAACCGGTCGACCATCGTCGCGCGGTTGCCGTCGTCCTCTTCCGGTCCAGGGCCGCGGAGTCCGCGGGACGAATCCGACCTGACCGAACGTTCAATGCGAACTTTGAATAGAAAACGCTCTGACAATTATTGCATGGCGGCTATCCGAACCGAGAATCTGACGAAGCGATTCGGCGATGACGTGGTCGCCGTCGACGACTTGAACCTCACCGTCGAGGAGGGCGAGGTGTTCGGCTACCTCGGGCCGAACGGCGCGGGCAAGTCCACCACCATCAACGTGCTGCTCGACTACATCCGGCCGACCACGGGCACCGCGACCGTCCTCGGTCACGACGCCCAGGAGGAGACCCAGGCCATCCACCGGCGCATCGGCATCCTGCCCGAGGGGTTCGACCTCTACGACCGGCTCACCGGCCGCAAGCACGTCGAGTTCGCCGTCGACTCGAAGGGCACCGACGACGACCCCGGCGAGATCCTCGACCGGGTCGGGCTCGACCCGGAGGCGGCCGACCGGAAGGCCGGCGGCTACTCGACCGGGATGAGCCAGCGCCTCGCGCTCGGGATGGCGCTGGTCGGCGACCCCGACCTGCTCATCATGGACGAACCCTCCTCTGGCCTCGACCCCAACGGCGCGCGCCAGATGCGCGAGATAGTGCGCGACGAGGCGGGCCGCGGCACGACCGTCTTCTTCTCGAGCCACATCCTGGGCCAGGTCGAGGCGGTCTGCGACCGGGTCGGCATCATGAACGAGGGCCGGCTGGTCGCCGAGGACACCATCGAGGGGCTCCGGGAGTCGGTCGGCCGCGGGTCGACGCTCGAACTCGCGGTCGACCGCGTGCCCGACGACCTCGACCTCAGCGGCATCGAGGCGGTCAGCGACGTGATGGCGGCCGGCGACGTCATCCGGGTCACGGTCAGCGACCCGGGGGTCAAGTCCGAGATCATCAACCAGGTCGAGGCCCAGGGCGCGACCGTCACCGACATCTCGACCACGGAGGCGTCGCTGGAGGACCTGTTCGCGGCCTACACCACCGAGGGGGTGTCGGCGTGAGCTGGCTCGTCGTCGCGCGCAAGGACTTCGACGACGCGGTGCGCTCGCGGATGCTCTGGGCCATCACCGCCCTCTTCCTGCTGTTCACCGCGGGCGCGGTGTACGTCCGGGAGTCGGTCCTGGGCGAGACGCCGGGGCTGCCCGACGTGCTCCAGTTCGTCACCGTCCCGGCGAGCCTCATCATCCCGCTCACGGCGCTCGTGGTGGCGTACCTCGCCATCGCCGGCGAGCGCGAGTCGGGCAGCATCAAGCTCCTGCTCGGCCTGCCCCACACGCGCGCAGACGTTGTGTTCGGGAAGCTCGTCGGGCGGACCGCGGTGGTCGCGGTCGGCATCGTCGTCGCGTTCGTCGGCGCGGCCGTCACCGCGCTCGCGCTGTTCGGCGACCTCGCAGTCGTGGACTTCGTCCTCGTGACGCTCGTGACCGTTCTGTTCGGGCTCACGTACGTGGGCATCGCCATCGGCGCGTCGGCGTTCGCGGCCACCCGGTCGCGGGCCATGGCGCTGGCCGTCGGCGCGTTCTTCCTCTTCCAGGTCCTCTGGAACGTCGTTCCGCTCGGCGTCTACTACCTCGTGGAGGGCGCGCTGCCCGGCGCCACGAGCCGGCTCCCGGCGTGGTACTACCTGGTCCAGGTGCTCAACCCCAACAACGCCTACTCGCAGGCCGCCGACCTCGTGTTCTCGGGCGCCGGTTCTATCGTTCCGGCCGAGGCGCTGGCCGGGTCGTCGGTCCCGTTCTACGTCCAGAACTGGTTCGGCCTGGTCATCCTGGTCGTCTGGCTGGTCGTGCCGGTGGCGCTGGGCTACTGGCGGTTCCAGCGCGTCGACATCGACTGACCGCGGCGGTCGCTTCCACCCGTTCCGGTCCGCTTCTCGGATTCTGCCGCTCTCGTCGGGGGCCGTCTCGACACCAACTATTAGCCGGTCGGCCGACTGGCACAACTCATGAACCACCGCGACGCCGACGAGTTGCGAGGAGGCCACGAACCGTGACCGGCGAGGTCCGGGTCGGCGCCGACGTGGGCGGCACCTTCACCGACGTCGTCCTGCTCGCGGGCGACGGCGAACTCGT
This window encodes:
- a CDS encoding ABC transporter permease subunit, producing the protein MSWLVVARKDFDDAVRSRMLWAITALFLLFTAGAVYVRESVLGETPGLPDVLQFVTVPASLIIPLTALVVAYLAIAGERESGSIKLLLGLPHTRADVVFGKLVGRTAVVAVGIVVAFVGAAVTALALFGDLAVVDFVLVTLVTVLFGLTYVGIAIGASAFAATRSRAMALAVGAFFLFQVLWNVVPLGVYYLVEGALPGATSRLPAWYYLVQVLNPNNAYSQAADLVFSGAGSIVPAEALAGSSVPFYVQNWFGLVILVVWLVVPVALGYWRFQRVDID
- a CDS encoding type II secretion system F family protein: MTTATEAEPAGATTEASDAYATAEAAGTPTLSVLDRALYALFSRHADATRHDADRKRYRATDVSASFDVYLSRTYGLSWLALALVGGWTFVTVVALPDATLGAAAGFLRRGVPGLETVGAPAVSRNAAAAGTGVAVGLAAKRATVALGGRYLEWLASARRSNIERTLPGAVRYLHALSSGSDDGAAMLRKVADRQQAYGETAVAFRKALNRATLTGSLGEGLRAVSRDTPSRDALAPFLVKFREHAEQGPDALAQYLQMESRMLSNRQARDREQAGDFLELMAEMFVVLLVLPALLVIVVTVMSVLAPGLGETTATPLGPITVRALLVYGSAGFILIVGGVAAAVVGSLRPQDQSGRDYRRPAGPLATLASAFRNPASALVVFAPPAVAFGGALLTADYRPVDAVLLGYVALSVPVGLVALRRANIDDAKDREITDFVHAVSGHVSLGRPFSAAVERVARDVDLGALNDDVADLAFNVNLTTRDGDRQAAALSRFVDRVGTPLADQTIGLVTGALDAGGDAEAVFETLQVEIGRLYHERKSLRANMLVYVAVGWTTALLVVGIMVAVDAYVLDSFAQLSSISTADAGIALDADAVQPARDRRRFYVVTQATMLACGWFAGYASRGRYEALLHSGALVGVAYFVFAGVGMV
- a CDS encoding ABC transporter ATP-binding protein, encoding MAAIRTENLTKRFGDDVVAVDDLNLTVEEGEVFGYLGPNGAGKSTTINVLLDYIRPTTGTATVLGHDAQEETQAIHRRIGILPEGFDLYDRLTGRKHVEFAVDSKGTDDDPGEILDRVGLDPEAADRKAGGYSTGMSQRLALGMALVGDPDLLIMDEPSSGLDPNGARQMREIVRDEAGRGTTVFFSSHILGQVEAVCDRVGIMNEGRLVAEDTIEGLRESVGRGSTLELAVDRVPDDLDLSGIEAVSDVMAAGDVIRVTVSDPGVKSEIINQVEAQGATVTDISTTEASLEDLFAAYTTEGVSA
- a CDS encoding DUF7263 family protein, with the protein product MTRRDRAQMNLPALAVALLVVTTVTVVSVGMADRAYLSAERDADRHRVAVALSERFVGPESRVTARTNVLDAGTVSRLNASRLRSLFPVAEGKDVRVRLGDRTVAAAGEPTGGTTVRRIVLVENRTAASLTPNLSANAPAVTLPRRSPRVTVALAPPAGTDVTAVRANGRIVLRNVSGLEGTFSVDLSRFETATLAFETDGPLPTGSLELTYYPAETRKAVLAVTVDD
- a CDS encoding DUF7266 family protein yields the protein MPDRRRGPNRSRNRGRAAFADERAVSPVVGKALEASIVVLYVAFLSATLYGGVVPEYRTAAGAEVGERVLAQSAARVQQAVPPDARAVESRTAVSLPRTIRGRAYAVRVVNRTLVLDHPRDGVGGRVALALPEIVDSVRGNWSSRDPAFVVVRSHGDDLAVRLESSGRRDSGRVGTSGGDG
- a CDS encoding DUF7262 family protein codes for the protein MTEGRAGGRSPPRPVRGQLSLSVVEAGVGAVLVLAVAMGFALGVPSAADGSAQLDLYAEDAATVLAGEPPRHGGATRLSEVVRSPDAFDRERSALRRRVERILPDNLLFRVRTPHGAVGFRKPAGAAVGSATVSTAHGDVTIWVWYA
- a CDS encoding DUF7261 family protein, with protein sequence MVRVTVGGSDPDATDRGAAPAQPPTDRGQLVLAAAAIVAVALAPVVMAYLQLGYHADVTAGGQFDAPGRNAERLLTRAVHGAATGVPGKFAWDERGEAAAAVHADLRPRLDALRSSRVESGTVYQVEYNRSAAEAWRRANCPVGPDRQFGYCDARRGVVVQERAGETHVLAVAFDVRVTTDDAEMEFTTVVGALG
- a CDS encoding type II/IV secretion system ATPase subunit, coding for MTETLPTSGAGPAETPPQVPPPKPPDDPEAWYAPEVRAQYELHPDVVATIAETGDGFDYRVREPPLSPGGEDALATVEDHFADANLARPLTREGAGERMAAGFDPKYRRIVDRLTDLPPESRRAVEYYALRDLRCLGELTPLALDDDIEVADSASDRLVVHTDDYAPADTDLPADAEYLERFASERVERHTVAFREFRVPVVVYREHLLANDSFATKYAVLEPDLLPGDEELIQECKDRIWETNVDGVVEDRAAFVRERARTFLSRRLTARNTRAWLDAAAYRVRTALAEYDLAVPPVNHRFSADRLSDLVYYVMRDFVGHGKLTVPIRDDLLEDIEANRVGERIKVVPRGREIGHGERAPTNLAFEDEAEFANVVTQMAASDGTELNASNPSAKVNLRPEGVSEEVTIRAALALGVISEDGPHISIRKQAPEAMTPVDLLESGSLSTEMVTLLWQVYEHHGVVLFSGPTGTGKTTLMNSHMPFIPYRDRPISIDEGSREVRLPHETGVSLTTRDHESDYKRVTMADLMTECNYLNPDVEVIAEINTPASFETFAESLNTGHGIIGTTHAEDVEKLINRVVEQGLPPYHLRELDLVVFPRLVDGDRYVGEVVELLTESEYERLDPTEARCGAVEKDGATVYWNAVAWRDTDGEFQLAYDHPRLGDEAADRGLRFFDRLAERTDRTPDAVEDEFHRKHRYVQYMAREGMNDFEDLFAFLADLRNDEAATVERVKREGTP